The genomic region GTACATTGCTAGCCGTTCCAGACCATAGGTGATCTCGCCCAGCACCGGCTTGCATTTCAAACCACCGACTTCTTGAAAGTAGGTGAACTGGGTAACTTCCATGCCGTTCAGCCAGACTTCCCAGCCCAGACCCCAGGCACCCAAGGTCGGGGATTCCCAGTCGTCCTCGACAAAGCGAATGTCGTGCACGGTTGGGTCCACGCCCAGCGCGCGCAGGCTATCCAGATACAACTCCTGAATATTATCGGGGCTAGGCTTCAGTACAACCTGAAATTGATAATAGTGCTGCAGGCGATTCGGGTTTTCCCCATAACGGCCATCTTTAGGACGACGTGATGGCTGTACAAAAGCAGCTTTCCACGGCTCAGGGCCCAATGCGCGTAAAAACGTCGCAGTGTGGAAAGTTCCAGCGCCCATTTCCATGTCATAGGGCTGCAACAACACGCAGCCCTGTTTCGCCCAGAACTGCTGGAGCGTTAATATAATTTCTTGAAAAGTCAGCATGACACACGCTTAAACGGTAAAAATGTAATTTTAACCCAGAAACGGCTGTTGAAGGAGTTGAATCAGACCTGTAACGACGCTACCAGCCCACCACCCTCTCGCGCAGAGAGATTGAGCTGCCAGCCATTGGCTTGCGCCAACTGGCGGGCAATGGCCAGCCCCAGGCCACTGCCACCGCTGGTCAGATTGCGCGACGTTTCCAATCGATAGAACGGCCTGAATACAGCCTCAAGCTGGTCCGCAGGTATGCCCGGACCTCGATCCATGATTTCGATCAAGGCACCATGCTTATTCGGTGTACAACTTATCTCTACTTGACTCTCAGGGGCGTAGCGCAAGGCGTTTTCAATCAAATTCACCACGATACGCTGCAATGCCTGCACGGCAATCGAATATTCATAAACCCCTGTTACATTACATACCACTGTGCCACCGCTGCGTCCCGCATCTGCAGCTATCTGGCACAGCAGGGCATGCAGATCCACCTGCTGCCTGGCTTCGGTCTGCAAGCCACGCGCCATATCCAGGAAGCCACCGATCAACTGATTCATCTGCTCCAGATCGCGTTCTATTTGCGCAACCAAAGCAGGCTCTGCATCGGCTGGCAACATGGCGACCGCCAGGCGCATGCGCGCAATCGGGGTACGTAAATCATGGGAAATTCCAGCCAATAACGTGGTGCGGTTGGCGAGCAAATCCTGCACTTCATTCGCCATCTGATTAAATGCACGCGCCAGCGTGACCAGCTCGGCAGCGCCTGTTTCTGGCAATGGTTGCGGCATCTGGCCCTGACCGACCTGGCCAGCTGCTGCGGCCAGTTGCGCCAGGGTCCGGGTA from Sulfuriferula thiophila harbors:
- the glyQ gene encoding glycine--tRNA ligase subunit alpha, with protein sequence MLTFQEIILTLQQFWAKQGCVLLQPYDMEMGAGTFHTATFLRALGPEPWKAAFVQPSRRPKDGRYGENPNRLQHYYQFQVVLKPSPDNIQELYLDSLRALGVDPTVHDIRFVEDDWESPTLGAWGLGWEVWLNGMEVTQFTYFQEVGGLKCKPVLGEITYGLERLAMYLQGVENVYDLVWTEGVSYGDVYHQNEVEQSKYNFEHSNTHWLFQQFNDFEREAARLMDLGLPLPGFEMVMKCSHTFNLLDARGAISVTERAAYIGRVRTLSRKVAQAYFESREALGFPMLNKSGESV
- a CDS encoding ATP-binding protein — encoded protein: MKWWRSPVKLWPDSLFGRTAATLGLAFVLFQTAALALVAYTVLTPMALRSADDLAALIVLSAQTWVELPPETRPAFERELAEHHHLRISKIDNIADVPADRFLNSRNIEAALSHRTGQQISLEAGENGWVWADLQMGGHYIHIGFEKNRYNIRSPLAAVGLVSLGALLIWLTALIVVRRITRTLAQLAAAAGQVGQGQMPQPLPETGAAELVTLARAFNQMANEVQDLLANRTTLLAGISHDLRTPIARMRLAVAMLPADAEPALVAQIERDLEQMNQLIGGFLDMARGLQTEARQQVDLHALLCQIAADAGRSGGTVVCNVTGVYEYSIAVQALQRIVVNLIENALRYAPESQVEISCTPNKHGALIEIMDRGPGIPADQLEAVFRPFYRLETSRNLTSGGSGLGLAIARQLAQANGWQLNLSAREGGGLVASLQV